A region from the Mya arenaria isolate MELC-2E11 chromosome 2, ASM2691426v1 genome encodes:
- the LOC128212074 gene encoding uncharacterized protein LOC128212074 — MGLGCTCMITLQLACVGLVTLTIVQSLLFLVLAVSWRIHKEPPPLETNTYCVTCDDIRQSHPYTEKEHLIDAWRQIHNDSVCCGPTRRVMELRIRKEMKKRYVENGQANPSQLVGESFIPDCEWYGMKTPTAKLVGVVDSVPSDIVQGHSKLRWNKNGHTRTANKCIHLELEGEIFIKRPGYYIVSSTLIVNTTGTNNTTQIFGHNFNLLSHRYGTTSVLMHRQKSIKESDNVIFTSFISAAFKLYVNDRISISVSDPNYLANDSSNDHFTAYYTYDMS; from the exons ATGGGTCTTGGTTGCACGTGTATGATTACATTACAACTTGCATGTGTGGGATTAGTCACACTGACAATTGTACAGTCACTCCTTTTCCTCGTCTTGGCTGTATCATGGAGAATCCATAAGGAACCGCCGCCATTGGAGACCAACACTTACTGTGTGACATGCGATGACATCAGACAATCGCACCCCTACACGGAAAAAGAACATCTCATCGATGCATGGAGACAAATACATAACGATTCGGTATGCTGTGGTCCAACTCGCAGAGTTATGGAGCTCCGCATTCGAAAA gAGATGAAAAAACGATACGTCGAGAACGGACAAGCAAATCCGA GTCAATTGGTCGGAGAATCGTTTATCCCCGACTGTGAGTGGTACGGAATGAAAACGCCTACAGCTAAACTTGTTGGGGTGGTAGATAGCGTACCAAGTGATATAGTCCAAG gTCATTCTAAACTTCGATGGAACAAAAACGGCCACACACGCACCGCAAACAAATGCATTCATCTCGAGCTTGAGGGAGAAATCTTCATCAAGAGACCAGGCTACTACATAGTATCTTCAACGCTGATTGTTAATACCACAGGAACGaacaatacaacacaaataTTCGGACACAACTTTAATCTGCTGTCCCACCGATATGGAACAACAAGTGTTCTTATGCATCGCCAAAAATCTATCAAAGAATCCgacaatgttatttttacaagttttatatCCGCGGCTTTTAAGTTGTATGTAAATGATAGAATATCTATATCTGTCAGCGATCCAAATTATTTAGCTAATGACAGTTCTAACGACCATTTCACTGCATACTACACGTACGATATGTCTTAA